The genomic interval TCGCGCAACGGATACGGGATAACATCAACGCCCTGGAAGGCACAAACGTCCCGGCCGGGAATGTCGATATCACCCTTTACAGGGACGACTGGACCCGGAAAAGCACGCATCCCATTGTTCAGACCACAGAAATCCTGTTTGATCTGGACGACAAACAGATAATCCTGACCGATGACGTACTGTATACCGGCCGGACCACCCGGGCCGCCATGGATGCGATCATCGATTTCGGCCGGCCCAAGAGGATCCGCGTGGCGGCTCTCGTGGACAGGGGCGGGCGAGAACTTCCCATTTTGGCCAATTTCGTGGGAATCCAACGCAAAGCGCGTCCGGGAGAAACGATCAACGTCTACTTGAAAGAGAGGGAAGGCGTGGACCGAGCCGTTGTAGAGAAAACGGACCCTCGATCGAACCCTCGGGTGAAATCTCAAACAACATAAGCACACCATGTACGCCGCGACGGGTCGCTTCTCGATGCTCGGGAATGCGTGATGATACCGGGAAGCCGGTTTGTTGAAAGAGGGCGGCGATTCCGTGGAACGGAGTCCATGCTCTCCAGCGCGTCAACGACTTTGTCCGTCCCGAAACCCGTTCTATTTTGCTGCCCAGGGTAAGCCCAAGCCATTTCTTGGCCAAGTTGGATGAGCCGATCACAAGATCCTTGATTTCGCCGGACGAATCGGCTAAGAGTAGACGTGAAAAAAAGCACGAACGCGTCCGATCGGCGTACGCAACCAAGAAACCGGCCCGTTTTCAGATTCGGCCCACGCAGTATCCGCGAGTAAGCGCCTTGATTTAAGGGCTTCCTCCTCGAGCGCCGTCGTCCGGGGATCGCTCGTGTGGTTCGGGCGTTGACGGCGGCCCTTACCGGACAAACGCCTTTGACGATCAGGCTGATGATTGCAGGACCGATGCCTCTGTCAGGAAAAGGCCGGGGTCCCCTTGCGGCGCGTTGTTCAGATCCCGAGCCGTTGCGTCTCGGGCCTCCGATACCGATCGGGCGAGGGACGAGTGGGAGATCTAATATAGAGGAGAATGTTAGATGACCGAAAGCGATTGGCAACCCAAAATCGTTGCATTTCTCTGCAACTGGTGCAGTTACGGCGCGGCCGATTTGGCCGGAATAGGGCGCCTGCAGTACCCTTCCGATATCAGGGTCATTCGGGTTCCCTGTTCCGGAAGGATGAGTCCCAAGTTTATCTTGACGGCTTTCCGGAAAGGCGCGGACGGGGTTTGGGTCTCCGGGTGACACCCGGGAGATTGCCACTATATTGAAGGCAACTACTACGCACGCAGAAAGTTCGCGCTGCTGAAGAATTTGCTGGAATATATCGGCATCGAGCCCGGGAGGCTTCATTTTTCTTGGATTTCCTCTGCAGAATCCACCAAGTTTCAGAGAGTGGCCAAAGAGGTCAGTGACGCGGTTCAAGCGGTCGGACCGGCGAATAAACTCATCAAGGAACTTGCTGAGGTAGCCTAAATGATTAGATATACAGAGAAAATTCGCCAGGCGGCCAGGCAGTTACTCGAATCCGGAAAAGTCGACGTGTTTATCGGATTTCGGAAAGGCACGGTTCCCATGATGAGCGAGCCCACCTTGATTCGAAACGCGCAAGCCGCGGAGACGCTCCATTGGGACAGCAACTGCGGAATCAACCTGGCTAACTATCTTCCAAAACGAAGCGAGCGCATAGGTATCGTCGCAAAAGGCTGCGATTCCAGAAATATCGTTACCCACATCGTCGAGAATCAGATCAGGCGGGAGCAGCTGATCATTGTGGGGGTTCCGTGTGAGGGGATGGTGGATCGCCGCAAAGTGACCCGAATGGCCGGCGGAGACATCCTCGATGTGGTCGAGGAAGAGAGCCGCATCATTGTGACGGGAAAAGCGGGCCAACAAACCTTCGACAAGAAGGACGTACTTCAGGAGAACTGCGCCATCTGCATTCACCGTAACCCCGTCGTCTACGACGAGTTGGTCGCCGATCTCGTGGAAGAACAAAAGGACGTGGATCGTTACGAGGATATTAGGGCGATCGAGGATAAGACTCCGGAAGAACGTTGGGAGTATTTTCAGAAACTCATCGAACCCTGTATCCGGTGCTACGCGTGTCGCAATGCCTGTCCGCTCTGCTATTGTCCTACGTGTTTTGTGGATGAGTCGAAACCCCAGTGGCTGGGGAAAAGTATCGATCGCACCGATACGATGACCTTTCATTTTCTTCGAGCATACCATTGCGCCGGCAGGTGCACGGACTGTGGCGCGTGCGAGCGTGCGTGCCCTGTGGGCATACGCGTCCGGAAATTCACGAAGAAACTAGAAAAAGATATCAAAGAATTGTACGACTGGGAGGCTGGTCTTGCTTTAGACGAGCGACCGCCGTTAGACCGTTATAGACCGGACGATCCGAACGGATTCATTTTGTAGAATAAGGACTTCCTGATGATATCCAAAGTGCTTTCCAAAGAACGTTTACCGTCGGTCCTCGAAAAGCTGAAGGCATCCTACCGATTGTACGTTCCTGTTGAGAAGGGTGACATCGTCGAATTCAAAATGTTGGAGGGGGACGAAAAGCCTGCTTTCGAATTTCAAAACAGCCGTCTTTCTCCTAAATTTCTTATGGAGCCCCAGTCGGAGAAGATGTTCGAGTTCTCCACGGACCCAAGTGAAGAGAACGCCGGAATCCTGAAAGAAGTCCCCCGGGAGTATCCGCCATGGTTGGTCGTGGGCATAAGGCCGTGTGACGCTAAGGCCATACAACTGGTAAGGAAGAATTTCGACAATCCGGAATACCGGGACCTCTATTGGGTGAAGCGCTTCGAAGCGGCGACCCTGGTCGGTTACGGATGCAACGATCCCTGTGCGGCCTGTTTCTGCACCAGCGTGGAATGCGGTCCGTTTCATGAAGAAGGTCTGGACGCATTGATGGCGGATCTGGGAGAAGCTTATCTTCTGAGAGCGCTGACGGAAAAGGGGGAATCGCTACTTTCAGGTGTGGAGGGAGAACCCGCCGACAAGGCACAGCTTAAGCAGGCGGAAACTCTACGCGAAACGGCCGAGCATAAAATAAAGAGTCGTGTCCCGACGGACAAGTTGGCGAAGCAGGATCTCATGAATCTGTTCGAGGCAAAGTTCTGGGACGACATAGCGTTCTCCTGCATCAACTGCGGGACGTGCACGTTTCTCTGCCCCACGTGTTGGTGCTTCGACATCCAGGACGAAGCGCGCGGCGGCCACGGCATCCGTCTCCGGAATTGGGACGCCTGCATGTTCCCGTTGTTCACGTTGCATGGTTCTGGGCACAACCCGCGTGACGCCAAAACGCAACGCGTGCGCCAGCGTTTCATGCACAAGCTGAAATACTACGTGGACAAGTATGGCAACGGCGTAGCCTGTGTGGGCTGTGGGCGATGTGTTCAGCATTGTCCGGTTAACATCGACATCCGCCGAGTATTCGAAATAATGAACAACTACGTTCCTGCAGCATGCGAAACGGCCTGAGAGGGGGGGACTGTCTTGAAGAATCCGTATCTCCCGTACCCGGTTCGAATCATCGATGTGATCACCGAAACCGAGGATAAAAACCTGAAGACATTCAAGCTGGAATTCATCAATCCTTCGGACGAAGATGAGTTTAAATACCATCCCGGTCAGTTCGCCGAGCTTTCCGTTGCGGGGAAGGGTGAAATTCCTATTGGAATAGCGTCTTCTCCCACGGAAAAAGGGTTTCTGATGTTTACGATTAACAAGGTGGGCCTGGTCACCAGCCACCTCCACAATATGAAACCCGGCGAAATCATGGGGGTCCGTGGTCCTTTGGGGAACTGGTACCCCTGGGAACGGATGGAAGGGAAAAACATCGTCATCGTGGGCGGGGGTTTTGCTTTCACCACGCTTCGTTCCAGCATCGTCTATATGCTGCATCCGGACAACCGCAAAAAGTTCGGTGACATTACGGTCGTATATGGAGCCCGAAGTCCGGGAATGCTGCTTTATCGGGAAGAGCTCGCGGAATGGGAACGACGAGACGACATCAAGATGCATATCACGGTGGACGCTACCAAGGATCCGGATTGGAAATACAATGTCGGTTTCGTGCCCGCCATTACGAAGGAGAAGGCTCCCGGAGCGGAAAACGCCCTGGCGCTGGTGTGTGGACCGCCCATCATGATCCGTTTCACGCAGCCGGTTCTCAGCGAACTCGGATTCACCCCGGAACAGATCATCATGAGTCTCGAAATGCGCATGAAATGCGGAATCGGAATCTGCGGAAGATGCAATATCGGCAAGGAACTCGTATGCAAGGACGGTCCCGTGTTTACCCTAGAACAGCTCAACCGAATGCCTAAAGAATATTAAGGATCGAGAGTTCTTGCGGTACACGGCGCATGGTCTACGCTTAGTTGAGCGCGGGTATGGGTGAAATCAAAAGCACGCTGGATCTCGTCCTCGAAAAAACGCGTCATCTGCGCCTCGGCGACGAGGAGAAACGCGAAATCCTCAGAGAAGACGCCAAGAAAAGGGCCCGCGGATATGCGCTGAAGTACGTCGAGGGGGTCTGGAGGCTCAGCCAATTGCTCAAAACGCTCGGAGAAGAGGACCCGGATCCGGATGTGCTGGAGGAGACAGTCCGAACCGTTGTGGAACAGCTACGGCCCGGCGACATGAATATCCGCCTTTTGGATGACCTGGGCGAATGGCGAGGGGACCGCGCCCAGGACGAGATCGATGGCATTCGCCGGGAACTGGAAGCCTTCGAGCGTCGGGAACGCTCCCTGAGCGACGAGATCCGGGAACGTGTTATAAAAGAGTTGGAGGGGAAAGGTATCTACGGTTCCGCCGTAGTGCCGAAAATCCAACACCATGCCGAATGGATCGAAAAGAACGAGCAAATGATACTCGAATCCAACCGGGTTCTTGAACCCCTCAGGAACGAACTCGTACGTCGCCTGCTGTCCGGCGTTTGAGTTTTTCGCGTTCGGCTGCTGAAATTCCTCCAGGAGCTGAAACGGGCCATCCTTCGTAACGGGCCGCTTATCTCTCCTCCAGATCGAGCAGCGCCTTTCGGAGGCATTCCGTACTGGCTTTCTCGAGCCGCGCGAGTTCCCTTATCTGTGCCGCTGCGGCAGCTTTGCCCGCCTCTTCGAGTTGTTCCGCAAAAAGCTCGTATTCCTCTATGTGATGCTCATTGTGAGAAATCCAATGGGAGATTCGAATCCTGGCCTTTTCCAACGTGTCCATTCGTGTTTTCCTCTATCGAGCGTTATTTGGGTCTTAGTGCATGGCCCCGCGCTGCGGTCGGTTTATATTACCGGAAAATAGATACTCTGAATGAATTCAAAATTATCGCGAACTTCCTTTTCCCCCTGAATGATCTCTCCATGCCCGGGCAGAACGGTTTCCAGGTCGAGCTCCGCCACCTTGACGATGCTTTCTTTCAGCCGGTCGGTTCTCCCGCCTGGAAAGTCCATGCGCCCCACCCCTTGTAGAAAAACCAGATCCCCGGTTATGAGGGTTTTGTATCGGGGCCAGTAAAGGCAAATCGAACCCGGCGAATGACCGGGGGCATGAATCACTTCAAGGTGATGATCGCCTAATTGCAGGGAGCCTTCCCGGAGGAGGAATTTCATCTCGAGCTTGGGCATTCGACCGCCCATGGCCTCGAAAAAAGCTTTCCCGTCACCCATCATGTAAGTTTCCTCCGCCTCATGCATGGTAACCAGGGTGGCGGCCGGAAAGAACCCGGCAGCGGCTTCCAAATGGTCCGGGTGACAATGCGTCAGAACGATCAGGTCGATACTCTCGGGTGAAAATCCGTCTTCTTTCATCTGCAGGGAAAGCGTATTGAAAAGATGGGCGTGGCCGGGGTCCACCAGCGTTCGTGGACGTCCGTCTAGGAGATAGCTGTTGCAGTTGTTTTCCGTCAAACGCCTCCAAGGGTAGGAAAACAATTGTCCAAAAAGCCTCATTTCTTCGTCCCCGTTACAGAATTCGCTTCCATGTCACATGCGGCTTGATGGCTTCCACGAGATCGAGGGAACACAAGGCGGTGGCGGGCGTAATAGAGGTGGCGGTGCCGGCCGCACACGCCAGGACGGTGCATTCCTCGAGGGTACTGCCACGGCTGTGGGCGAGAATGAAAGCTCCCAGCGCCGAATCACCGGCTCCTACGGTGGAGTCCACCTGCACGACCGGAGGTATTGCCTCAATCGCGGTTTCGGCCGTCACGACAATCAGTCCTTTGGGTCCCATGGAAACGATGACGTGGGATATGCCGGAGTCCACCAATCGTCTGGCTTCGATGACCACCTCTTCGGTCGATTTCAGCTCTTTGTTACTGAGCCGCTTCAACTCATGCAGGTTAGGCTTTATGAAATCCGGCTTCATCTCGATTCCGCGACGCAACGCCTTGCCGTCCGCATCCAGCGCAATTTTGGCGCCGCGTTTTCGAAAGGTGACGATAAACTGGCTGTAGATCCCCGGGTCGATCCCCTTGGGGACGCTGCCGGAAATGACGACGTACGTGGGGTCGGGCACGTTCTTAAGCTCTTCATACAACTGTCCCAACTCCAGCATCCGGATCTCGGGTCCCGGACTGCCAATGGAAAATTGGCGTCCGGTATCTTTTTCCTTGATGATCAAATTCACCCGGGTCGAACCGCCGATCCGTGTGAAATTCGTCAAAACGCCTTCATTGACCAACCGACCCTCGAGTTCCAGGCCTTCATACCCTCCGGCAAAGCCCGTCGCAACGCTGTTTCCCCCAAGAGCGCGGATCACGCGGGATACGTTGATGCCCTTGCCCGCAGCGTACCTTTCTTCAGCGATGGGGCGCAACGTATCGTCGGCCTCCAGGTGATCGAGCACGATGGTCCAGTCCAACGCAGGGTTCAGCGTAAGCGTGTAAATCATCTCAAAGCCTTTCAATAGGTCGAGTTTTCCGAACTTCTGCTAATAGTATCGATGGTTCATATTCGATGCATCGGCCACTGTCAATCCTAAAGCACGGACGACCGGCAATCGGACACGGGGCGCCGGAACACCGATGGGCCGCGCCGCTCATGGTCAATTGCTTCGTAAGTACGCCTCTGTAGCTGCGTTCGATTCCACGATCACTTCCGAGCCTTGCCGGATAACAAACTCGGAAAGCCCTACTTCCGTATCCACGGCGCCCCAATCGTAGGTGTAACCCAATCTCGTCCAGGGATACTGCATGGGAAAATAGGAATCGATAATGTTAGTATGAAACCACTCGATGTACCATTCCTCTGCGGATTCGGGTAATTCGAGCTGAACCGTCCGGTCTGTAATCTCGTTGTCCGGCGCGGGGCGGAAAAGGTCTCCGGGTCGAACCCAGAGTTCGACAAAATGCGTATACCCCGCGTCCTTCGGCAGCCCCAAAAGCTGCGCCGCCC from Deltaproteobacteria bacterium carries:
- a CDS encoding 4Fe-4S dicluster domain-containing protein yields the protein MIRYTEKIRQAARQLLESGKVDVFIGFRKGTVPMMSEPTLIRNAQAAETLHWDSNCGINLANYLPKRSERIGIVAKGCDSRNIVTHIVENQIRREQLIIVGVPCEGMVDRRKVTRMAGGDILDVVEEESRIIVTGKAGQQTFDKKDVLQENCAICIHRNPVVYDELVADLVEEQKDVDRYEDIRAIEDKTPEERWEYFQKLIEPCIRCYACRNACPLCYCPTCFVDESKPQWLGKSIDRTDTMTFHFLRAYHCAGRCTDCGACERACPVGIRVRKFTKKLEKDIKELYDWEAGLALDERPPLDRYRPDDPNGFIL
- a CDS encoding 4Fe-4S dicluster domain-containing protein → MISKVLSKERLPSVLEKLKASYRLYVPVEKGDIVEFKMLEGDEKPAFEFQNSRLSPKFLMEPQSEKMFEFSTDPSEENAGILKEVPREYPPWLVVGIRPCDAKAIQLVRKNFDNPEYRDLYWVKRFEAATLVGYGCNDPCAACFCTSVECGPFHEEGLDALMADLGEAYLLRALTEKGESLLSGVEGEPADKAQLKQAETLRETAEHKIKSRVPTDKLAKQDLMNLFEAKFWDDIAFSCINCGTCTFLCPTCWCFDIQDEARGGHGIRLRNWDACMFPLFTLHGSGHNPRDAKTQRVRQRFMHKLKYYVDKYGNGVACVGCGRCVQHCPVNIDIRRVFEIMNNYVPAACETA
- a CDS encoding hydrogenase iron-sulfur subunit codes for the protein MEGNYYARRKFALLKNLLEYIGIEPGRLHFSWISSAESTKFQRVAKEVSDAVQAVGPANKLIKELAEVA
- the pyrR gene encoding bifunctional pyr operon transcriptional regulator/uracil phosphoribosyltransferase PyrR encodes the protein AQRIRDNINALEGTNVPAGNVDITLYRDDWTRKSTHPIVQTTEILFDLDDKQIILTDDVLYTGRTTRAAMDAIIDFGRPKRIRVAALVDRGGRELPILANFVGIQRKARPGETINVYLKEREGVDRAVVEKTDPRSNPRVKSQTT
- a CDS encoding FAD/NAD(P)-binding protein, with amino-acid sequence MKNPYLPYPVRIIDVITETEDKNLKTFKLEFINPSDEDEFKYHPGQFAELSVAGKGEIPIGIASSPTEKGFLMFTINKVGLVTSHLHNMKPGEIMGVRGPLGNWYPWERMEGKNIVIVGGGFAFTTLRSSIVYMLHPDNRKKFGDITVVYGARSPGMLLYREELAEWERRDDIKMHITVDATKDPDWKYNVGFVPAITKEKAPGAENALALVCGPPIMIRFTQPVLSELGFTPEQIIMSLEMRMKCGIGICGRCNIGKELVCKDGPVFTLEQLNRMPKEY
- a CDS encoding MBL fold metallo-hydrolase produces the protein MRLFGQLFSYPWRRLTENNCNSYLLDGRPRTLVDPGHAHLFNTLSLQMKEDGFSPESIDLIVLTHCHPDHLEAAAGFFPAATLVTMHEAEETYMMGDGKAFFEAMGGRMPKLEMKFLLREGSLQLGDHHLEVIHAPGHSPGSICLYWPRYKTLITGDLVFLQGVGRMDFPGGRTDRLKESIVKVAELDLETVLPGHGEIIQGEKEVRDNFEFIQSIYFPVI
- the pfkB gene encoding 1-phosphofructokinase, which translates into the protein MIYTLTLNPALDWTIVLDHLEADDTLRPIAEERYAAGKGINVSRVIRALGGNSVATGFAGGYEGLELEGRLVNEGVLTNFTRIGGSTRVNLIIKEKDTGRQFSIGSPGPEIRMLELGQLYEELKNVPDPTYVVISGSVPKGIDPGIYSQFIVTFRKRGAKIALDADGKALRRGIEMKPDFIKPNLHELKRLSNKELKSTEEVVIEARRLVDSGISHVIVSMGPKGLIVVTAETAIEAIPPVVQVDSTVGAGDSALGAFILAHSRGSTLEECTVLACAAGTATSITPATALCSLDLVEAIKPHVTWKRIL
- a CDS encoding hydrogenase iron-sulfur subunit, producing MTESDWQPKIVAFLCNWCSYGAADLAGIGRLQYPSDIRVIRVPCSGRMSPKFILTAFRKGADGVWVSG